One Micavibrio aeruginosavorus ARL-13 genomic window carries:
- the hemJ gene encoding protoporphyrinogen oxidase HemJ, with translation MASFLLTYYLWIKALHIIAIIAWMAGMLYLPRLYVYHADAPKGSDKSETFKVMERRLLRFIMNPAMIASLVFGVLMIWANPDLMKQGWMHAKLGLIVLMFGLHGVFSKWRKVFERDENTRSAKFYKIWNEAPTLLMIIIVIMAVAEPF, from the coding sequence ATGGCCTCTTTCCTGCTGACCTATTACCTTTGGATCAAAGCGCTGCATATCATCGCGATCATCGCGTGGATGGCGGGAATGTTATATCTGCCGCGCCTGTACGTCTATCACGCCGACGCGCCCAAGGGATCGGACAAGAGCGAAACGTTCAAGGTGATGGAGCGTCGCTTGCTGCGCTTTATCATGAATCCGGCGATGATTGCGTCACTGGTCTTTGGCGTTCTGATGATCTGGGCCAATCCGGATCTGATGAAACAGGGATGGATGCACGCCAAGCTGGGCTTGATTGTTTTGATGTTCGGCCTGCACGGCGTATTTTCAAAATGGCGCAAAGTGTTTGAGCGTGATGAAAACACCCGTTCCGCGAAATTTTATAAAATCTGGAACGAGGCCCCGACCCTTTTGATGATCATCATTGTGATTATGGCGGTGGCAGAACCGTTCTAA
- the rho gene encoding transcription termination factor Rho produces MNLQELKTRSPAELLAFAEELGLDNCNTMRKQDMMFAILKQLAEEGVPIAGAGVLEVLQDGFGFLRSPEENYLPGPDDIYVSPSQVRRFGLRTGDIVEGEIRAPKDSERYFALLKVGSINGEAPEKIRHRINFDNLTPLYPERKIKLELADPTKKGMSQRVIELVSPLGFGQRALIVAPPRTGKTVLMQDIAHSIATNHPDAYLIVLLIDERPEEVTDMARSVRGEVISSTFDEPAARHVQVAEMVMEKAKRLVEHKRDVIILLDSITRLARAYNTVVPSSGKVLTGGVDANALQRPKRFFGAARNIEQGGSLTIIATALIETGSRMDEVIFEEFKGTGNSEIVLDRKISDKRVFPAIDIQKSGTRKEELLVDKATLSKMWVLRRILNPMGTTDAVEFLIDKMRDTKSNDDFFQAMNQ; encoded by the coding sequence ATGAACCTGCAAGAACTGAAAACACGGTCCCCGGCCGAATTGCTCGCGTTTGCGGAGGAGTTGGGTCTCGATAACTGCAACACCATGCGCAAACAGGACATGATGTTTGCCATTTTGAAACAGCTGGCCGAGGAAGGGGTGCCCATCGCCGGGGCGGGGGTTTTGGAAGTGCTGCAGGACGGGTTCGGGTTCCTGCGTTCCCCGGAAGAAAACTATTTGCCGGGCCCGGACGATATTTACGTTTCCCCCTCGCAAGTGCGCCGTTTTGGCCTGCGGACCGGGGATATTGTTGAGGGCGAAATTCGCGCCCCGAAAGATTCCGAACGCTACTTCGCCCTTCTCAAGGTCGGCTCGATCAACGGAGAAGCCCCGGAAAAGATCCGCCACCGCATCAACTTCGACAACCTGACCCCGCTGTATCCGGAACGCAAAATCAAGCTGGAGCTGGCGGACCCGACGAAAAAGGGCATGTCCCAGCGTGTGATCGAACTGGTCAGCCCGCTGGGCTTCGGCCAGCGGGCGTTGATCGTCGCTCCGCCGCGGACCGGTAAAACCGTTTTGATGCAGGACATCGCCCATTCCATTGCCACCAACCACCCGGATGCGTATTTGATCGTTCTGTTGATCGACGAACGCCCGGAAGAAGTGACGGACATGGCCCGGAGCGTACGCGGCGAGGTTATTTCCTCCACCTTCGACGAACCGGCGGCCCGCCACGTTCAGGTGGCCGAAATGGTCATGGAAAAGGCCAAGCGCCTGGTTGAACATAAACGTGACGTGATCATTCTGCTGGACTCCATCACCCGCCTGGCCCGGGCGTACAACACCGTTGTGCCATCATCCGGTAAAGTTTTGACCGGTGGTGTGGACGCCAACGCCCTGCAGCGTCCGAAACGCTTCTTCGGTGCGGCCCGTAACATTGAACAGGGCGGTTCGTTGACCATTATCGCCACGGCCCTGATCGAAACCGGGTCCCGTATGGACGAGGTTATTTTCGAAGAATTCAAAGGCACCGGTAACAGCGAAATCGTTCTGGACCGCAAGATTTCCGACAAGCGCGTCTTCCCGGCCATCGACATTCAGAAATCCGGTACACGGAAAGAAGAATTGCTGGTCGACAAGGCGACATTGTCCAAAATGTGGGTTCTGCGCCGTATCCTCAACCCGATGGGCACCACCGATGCGGTGGAGTTCCTGATCGACAAGATGCGCGACACGAAATCAAACGACGATTTCTTCCAGGCGATGAACCAGTAG
- the hemH gene encoding ferrochelatase, protein MTQEKIAVVLFNLGGPDKAESIRPFLLNFFMDKNIIRAPLPIRALVARAIANKRTKNEAGTSYGFMGGRSPLLENTQKQADALQKYLQNTQGAKAWKCFIAMRYWHPMSDETARAVAAYNPDRIVLVPLYPQFSTTTTWSSLQQWRKAADAIGLDKPESLLCCYPTEDGFVQASAKHVRATYDAAIAAGHTPRILFSAHGLPEKVVKDGDPYQWQCEQTAAAIVRAAGLDNADWMSCYQSRVGPLKWIGPSTDEALEQAGRDKIGVIVYPHAFVSEHVETLVEIEIEYRHKADELGLPYFGRVNTVMDAPDFIAGLAKQIDLRLNGEKIAAHDNQPSICPAEFSQCCQRRGQDLVNRKHQQKAA, encoded by the coding sequence ATGACACAGGAAAAAATCGCCGTTGTTTTGTTCAATCTGGGCGGGCCGGACAAGGCGGAATCCATTCGCCCGTTCCTGCTGAATTTCTTCATGGATAAAAACATTATCCGTGCGCCATTGCCGATCCGCGCATTGGTCGCCCGCGCCATTGCGAACAAGCGCACAAAGAACGAGGCCGGAACGTCGTATGGCTTTATGGGCGGGCGTTCGCCGCTGCTGGAGAACACGCAAAAACAGGCCGACGCCTTGCAAAAGTACCTGCAAAATACGCAGGGCGCGAAAGCGTGGAAATGCTTTATCGCCATGCGCTATTGGCATCCGATGAGCGATGAGACCGCCCGCGCCGTGGCTGCGTATAATCCGGACCGAATCGTTCTGGTGCCGCTGTACCCGCAATTTTCGACCACCACGACATGGTCGTCTCTGCAACAATGGCGCAAGGCGGCCGATGCGATTGGGCTGGATAAACCGGAAAGCCTGCTGTGTTGTTATCCGACGGAAGACGGGTTTGTGCAGGCGTCGGCCAAACATGTGCGCGCAACCTATGATGCGGCGATTGCCGCCGGGCACACGCCCCGTATTTTGTTTTCCGCGCACGGCCTGCCGGAAAAAGTGGTGAAGGACGGCGATCCGTATCAATGGCAATGCGAACAAACCGCCGCCGCGATTGTGCGGGCCGCCGGGTTGGACAATGCCGATTGGATGTCGTGTTACCAAAGCCGCGTGGGCCCGTTAAAATGGATTGGCCCATCAACGGATGAAGCGTTGGAACAAGCGGGCCGCGATAAAATCGGCGTGATTGTATATCCGCACGCCTTTGTCAGCGAACACGTGGAAACATTGGTTGAAATCGAAATCGAATATCGTCACAAGGCGGATGAATTGGGTCTGCCGTATTTTGGGCGCGTGAATACGGTTATGGACGCACCGGATTTTATCGCCGGACTGGCCAAGCAGATTGATCTGCGCCTAAACGGCGAAAAAATCGCCGCGCACGACAATCAACCATCCATCTGCCCGGCGGAATTTTCGCAATGCTGCCAGCGTCGCGGGCAGGATCTCGTCAACCGTAAACATCAACAGAAAGCCGCATAA
- a CDS encoding dienelactone hydrolase family protein has product MSTITIPTKDGQSFTAYIATPAVTPAPVVIMIQEIFGVNADMRAHCDAMAEMGYLAVCPDLFWRLEPGVDITDKTEAEWKKAFDLYNRFDVDMGVEDLRATLHTMRGHAHSTGSVGCVGYCLGGKLAYLMAARSKVDVSVSYYGVGLDDMLAEGKAIKTPLLMHIAEEDKFVSKDAQAKIKSTLSSNPAITIHSYPGVNHAFARINGEHFDGPSADLANGRTRDFLQKALKKSAAA; this is encoded by the coding sequence ATGTCCACCATCACCATTCCGACCAAAGACGGTCAGTCCTTTACCGCCTATATCGCCACCCCGGCCGTGACCCCGGCCCCGGTCGTCATTATGATTCAAGAGATTTTCGGCGTGAATGCCGATATGCGCGCCCATTGCGACGCGATGGCGGAAATGGGTTATCTGGCCGTGTGCCCGGACCTGTTCTGGCGGCTGGAACCGGGCGTCGATATCACCGATAAAACCGAAGCGGAATGGAAAAAGGCGTTTGACCTGTATAACCGTTTCGATGTCGATATGGGTGTTGAGGATTTGCGCGCCACGCTGCACACCATGCGCGGTCACGCCCATTCCACGGGGTCCGTTGGATGCGTCGGGTATTGCCTCGGCGGCAAGCTGGCCTACCTGATGGCCGCGCGCAGCAAAGTGGATGTGTCCGTATCCTATTACGGCGTTGGGCTGGATGACATGCTGGCCGAAGGCAAAGCCATTAAAACCCCGCTTTTGATGCACATTGCCGAAGAGGACAAATTCGTCAGCAAGGATGCACAAGCGAAAATCAAATCCACCTTGTCATCCAACCCGGCGATTACCATTCATTCCTATCCGGGGGTGAACCATGCCTTTGCCCGCATCAATGGCGAACATTTCGACGGCCCGTCCGCCGATCTGGCCAATGGTCGCACGCGCGATTTCCTGCAAAAAGCATTGAAGAAATCGGCAGCGGCGTAA